From Catharus ustulatus isolate bCatUst1 chromosome 17, bCatUst1.pri.v2, whole genome shotgun sequence, the proteins below share one genomic window:
- the MYBL2 gene encoding myb-related protein B produces the protein MLVSHYGQNDWKFLASHFPNRSDQQCQYRWLRVLNPDLVKGPWTKEEDQKVIELVKKYGTKQWTLIAKHLKGRLGKQCRERWHNHLNPEVKKSSWTEEEDRIIFEAHKVLGNRWAEIAKLLPGRTDNAVKNHWNSTIKRKVDTGGFLNETKESKPLYFLVEVDNKERQSQTTAESQNVLPNWPVDVSEIKEEDVSDEEVTGVQELPLELPAAGVAEQNVEGTPDDAVPEDGTLLGESPYKWVVETATSLYPACAPAFSEALDMIESDPDGWCDLTQFDLPEEPSAGSSSGSTSPARAAPSQAALALPSVTEYRLDGHTISDLSRSSKGELIPISPHAEGSFGTPPSVLKRQKKRKSSLSPVTETVTSTSMSFLDSCNSMTPKGTPVKTLPFSPSQFLNFWTKQDTLELENPSLTSTPVCSQKVIVTTPLHRDKTPLLQKNLAFVTPDQTYVVDNTPHTPTPFKNALEKYGPLRPLPQTPHLEEDLKEVLRSEAGIELIIEDDVKPEKQKRKQGLRRSPIKKVRKSLALDIVDEDMTQNLPALPKTVCFKRAQVQPMNFLSRSLNLSSSSRKNDSGLLNRAFVQVQPEKMSYRKMPSHFRPPAPMTRAWKAVACGGTRDQLFMQEKARQFLGTMKQSHTSRTLILS, from the exons ATGTTAGTGAGCCATTATGGGCAGAATGACTGGAAGTTCCTGGCCAGTCACTTTCCT aACCGCAGTGACCAGCAGTGCCAGTACCGGTGGCTGAGAGTGTTGAATCCAGACCTGGTTAAGGGTCCATGGACCAAAGAGGAGGATCAAAAG GTAATTGAGCTGGTTAAAAAATATGGCACCAAACAGTGGACCCTGATAGCCAAGCACCTGAAAGGGCGGTTAGGGAAGCAGTGCCGGGAGCGCTGGCATAACCACCTGAACCCTGAGGTGAAGAAGTCCTCGTGGACAGAGGAGGAGGATCGCATCATATTTGAGGCCCACAAGGTCCTGGGGAATCGTTGGGCAGAGATTGCcaagctgctgcctgggag aACCGACAATGCTGTGAAGAATCACTGGAACTCCACCATCAAACGCAAAGTGGACACGGGAGGTTTCCTCAATGAAACCAAGGAGTCCAAGCCTCTCTACTTCCTTGTAGAGGTGGATAACAAGGAGAGGCAAAGTCAGACGACAGCTGAGAGCCAG AACGTCCTGCCAAACTGGCCAGTGGATGTCtctgaaataaaggaagaagATGTCAGTGATGAGGAAGTGACAggtgtgcaggagctgcccttggagctgccagctgcaggagtGGCAGAGCAGAATGTGGAGGGGACCCCAGATGATGCAGTGCCTGAAGATGGCACTTTATTGGGCGAGTCACCATACAAATGGGTTGTTGAAACTGCCACCTCTTTGTACCCAGCTTGTGCCCCAGCCTTCAGTGAAGCTCTGGACATGATTGAATCT GACCCAGATGGGTGGTGTGACCTGACCCAGTTTGACCTGCCCGAGGAGCCCTCggccggcagcagcagcggcagcaccagcccgGCCAGAGCAGCGCCcagccaggcagccctggccctgcccagtgTCACTGAGTACCGCCTGGACGGCCACACCATCTCTGacctcagcaggagcagcaagggagagctcatccccatctccccacaTGCTGAGGGCAGCTTTGGCACCCCACCCTCGGTGCTGAAGAggcagaagaagaggaagagttCCCTCTCGCCTGTCACAGAGACTGTCACCAGCACCAGCATGTCCTTCCTGGACTCCTGCAACAGCATGACACCCAAGGGCACCCCTGTAAAGACACTGCCCTTCTCTCCATCTCAG ttcTTGAACTTTTGGACCAAACAGGATACACTAGAACTGGAGAACCCTTCCCTGACCTCCACACCTGTGTGCAGCCAGAAGGTGATTGTCACCACCCCGCTGCACAGGGACAAGACCCCTCTGCTCCAGAAGAACTTAGC GTTTGTCACACCAGATCAGACATATGTGGTGGACAACACACCTCACACTCCCACGCCTTTCAAAAATGCCCTGGAGAAATATGGACCACTTAGACCTCTG CCCCAGACTCCTCACCTGGAAGAAGACTTGAAGGAGGTGCTCCGAAGTGAAGCTGGCATTGAACTCATCATAGAGGATGATGTGAAGCCTgagaaacagaagaggaaacaaGGG CTGCGCAGGAGTCCCATCAAGAAGGTCAGGAAGTCTCTGGCCCTGGATATTGTGGATGAAGATATGACACAAAAcctgcctgccctccccaaGACTGTGTGTTTCAAAAGAGCCCAG GTGCAGCCTATGAATTTCCTGTCAAGGTCCCTGAACCTCTCCTCCTCAAGCAGGAAGAATGACAGTGGTTTGCTCAACAGAGCTTTTGTGCAAGTGCAGCCAGAGAAAATGTCCTACAGGAAAATGCCAAGCCATTTCAGGCCACCAGCACCG aTGACCAGGGCTTGGAAAGCAGTGGCCTGTGGTGGAACCAGAGACCAACTCTTCATGCAGGAGAAAGCTCGACAGTTTTTGGGCACAATGAAACAGAGTCACACATCAAGGACCTTAATCTTATCATGA